From the Drosophila sechellia strain sech25 chromosome X, ASM438219v1, whole genome shotgun sequence genome, the window AATCCCCCCCCAAAATCTTATAGTTAGACAAGTTGGAGTCCTCATTTAGATGGCTAGTCATCAAATTAACACCGTGCTAATTGCTCTAAATGGATTGTTCCACAGGCACTTACCTCGATGACGGCCACAAATACGGCGGTCTCCTCACAACAGCTATTACCATCGGTGCGGGATAGTCTTCAGGAACCACCGTTGCTAGGGTAAGTATTAAAGTCTTAAGACAACACTACCACAGAGGTTCAAAAAGAGTTTGTTAAGTCTTAAAGATATCCTCGACTCTCATCCTTAACCTCATGTTTTTTTTCTGATTATCGAACAGGGTTTCTCAAGTGAGACTTCCCCTCCAGACGCCTCCTCACTCGGCGCAGGCCAGTCAACGGAACTCGATGTCCGCCCAAGGAACGATTAGTTCCCGCCAACCGAGCCCGATGAATTCACCAGCCCTCAATCCATTCGTTTATGGAACGGATGTGGATTCCGTGGACGTGGCCACGCGGGTGGCGATGGTGCGATTTTTCAATGCTCAAAATACATTGGCTAATTTCGCTGAGCACACGCGCACTTTGCGGCTATATCCACGTCCAGTGGTGGCATTCCAGATCAATAGTTTCCTACGATCCCGACCAAGAGCCTCGCAGTTCCTGAATCAATTTGCCAGGACTCAGGCCGTAGAGTTCCTGGCCGAATGGTCACTAACGCCCACGAATGTGGCGTTCCTTCGAGTGCAGACTGGCGTTATGGATCCCATGCAGGTGGGCGATAAGCCCAAGTGGTTCGCCCACGCTCTGACCCCCATCCGATTTTCGGTGTGGGACGATGGCAGCTCACTGAATGGAGCCCTACGATCGCTGAAACAACTCGAGTGCCAGCCGACGGACGAGAGTGGTTCGGACTCAGAGGGAGCGGATAGTAGTAGCTCTTCGTACAGCTCACTCAGTGATTTTGTCTCGGAAATGGCTTCCTCCGATCTTTCGCCCAGCCTGCATGATGTCTTTGGGTCTTACAATCGGCCACATGTTGTTCCTCAGACTCTCTCCTCGAATTTGGATCCGGCCTTGGTCTATCATCCGCCCAGCAAGCTGCAGTATCCCGAAGGCATTGCCGATGCGGTGGCCAGCaaagaggaggaggatgaggagcgTGCCGATAGCCCTGTGTCCTCGTCCTCCAGTCGCTCGGATCTGAGTTCGCCCAGCTTCAATCGCGATTCGGAGTTTGATTTCCAGCCGAAGGGCGGACAAACTCTGGGATCGACTACAGTTGGCAGTGGAGCGGCTGCACCCAGTTTCGAGTTGGCCACTCCGTTGGCCATGCGACTGGAGGCCACCATTAAGATGGCAAGCATTGAACAGGAATCTGACACGGTATCCACGGCGACGGCCAAGACCATAGCCGCCGGTTCGAAATTACAAAGACATCCCAGCGACTCCGAGTCGCGACCTGAAAAAAAGATTCCGGTAAGTAAAGGTTTATTGAATCTTTAGGGTAGCTGATTTATTTCTCAATAATGTTACCTAATCATTAGCCACCACTTACGCCACCGGTGAAGCAGCCTGGAGTAAGCAATATCCTGGCCCGAACTGGTAGTTccggctccagctccagcagTCCTGGACGTCAGAGTTCCCAGAGCTCCCTATTCGAGAACTTTGCCTCCCATGCCAAGGAACTGGTGCGCGAAACAACGCGTCAGAGCAGCCAGGAGGGTCTACTGGCCCATGTGGATAAGGTGAGTAAAATTAAGGTTCATTCTATGGGCTGGTTCTTTAACTAGATGTGCTGTTGTACTATGATCGTTGATCTGATTTTCTTGCCTTTCTTTCCGTCCGTAAACGTGATTATTATTTGGACTTTTCtcctttatttgttttattaattttaatgggTTATTTGCGTTGGTTAATTGAACCTGACATAAATGTACCGTACTGTAGCATGCGCTGGACGAAGATCTTGACGACAAAATGCGTCATACCTTCGAAAAGGTTGGTACTCCCGCCGCACTGTCCCATCCCATCCAGAATCGATCCCACCACGCTTTCATGAACATTGCCTTAATCTTATACCATTTCTCTATTCATCACATTGCAcaccacatacacacacacatcattAATTGAACAAAGTGAGTCTGGTCATGGCCTACTATCAATAAGGTTACAGTATATTATACCCATATATACACGCGCTACTCATTTCTCTAGACACTATTTTAGGCTATTCATACAAGTAcatagaatatttttttaaatgtttatccAAACAGTAACATGTTTTTTTATCATTCAAATGCACCCACACTTCCAACAAGAACTGAGACTAAATCCCTCCTTGAAGCATCCTGACACCCATATCCTCACCACACCTTTCCGCAGATTTGTAATTCCCCCATGGGATTCGTAGTGCCATTGTAGATTGCTTCAAACTAGACCTCAATCCGGTATCACTTGGGGTTGAGGGACTCAAGCTTTGATTGTTAGCACCACTTAGGCGATTGTGTAGTCTTGGAATACCAACCAATTTAGGTCTTGATTACTAATACGTATTCGATTTCGGATTCATAGTTTACGCTGCACGCAAAGAAGGCAGCTGGAGAGGCTTCGAAGCAGGCCCTGGAAGTGTCCAAACAGGCGGCTGGGGTGAGCAAGAATACCCTCGAAGATCTCACATATGTGGGCAAATCGACGCTGGGCGATCTTACCAAAACGGCCAAGGAGGCTGCCACCAAGAAGGGCATCATTAAGATTGAGGAGCATACGGCGGGTGGTGCTGGACCACCGCCAAAGTCACCCGGTTCCCAGCTGGCGACACACAAACAGGTGCAGCAATCGGGCGGCCAGGGTGGCAACAACTTCTTCTCCGCGATTGGGACGGATTTCAATGGGCTAGcctcatccacatccactaTGTTTTCGGGCATGTTTGGTAAAAGTAAGTTACATTTAAAGATGTTCTAAAAGGAATTTCTGATCAAGAATTCTCTTCTTCCAGAGAGCCAACAAAAGCAGGTTCCTGTACAGCAAAAGCAACCTAACGTTTCCGCTGGGAAGGCCAAGTCTGGCATTAACTTCGATCCATTTCCTGGTCGCAAGGGACTCGTGGAGCGGACGCCGTTAATCAAGCATTCGGGTCCTAGGCAAACACAAGAGGAGCTGACCCGCCAGCAAAACCAGGAGCGTTCGCACAGTAATGCTGAGAATCAGACCTTCCTCAAGGATGTGACCAATCAGGTGCTCGCTGGAGAGGGAGTCGGTTGGCTGAAGCTCAATCGGTTTAAGAAACTAATGGAGGACGAGTCCTATCGCACACTGGTGCTCAGCAAGCTCAATAAGACGCTGGACAAGAAGATTGCCCCAGATGATCATATTGACGATGTGGTAAgcttaaaatatttggtatattGAAGTTCCAGGGTAACCCCATCGTTTATCCCTCAAGTGCGTGACGAAGCCCGTGTGGAAGGGTATGCTGAAGTGCATCCAGGCCATAGCCGGCGGGTTGGACGTGACCTTTGCGAATTTCGGCCTGGGCGGTATGGCTTCTGTGTTCCAGTTGATGGAGGTAGCCCACACGCATTATTGGAGCAAGGAGATCAACGAGGGCAGCGACATGTCCTCCAGCCTGCTCTCCAGTCACGCCGCCAGTCCCATGGGCAGTAGAGAGAACCTGCGATCGCCTAGCTCGCCAAATGGCTCCCACTCGGCATTGGGCAGTGAATGGGCATCGCCGCAGGAATCACGAAAGAGTTCCACTCAATTGGCACACGGTGGACCGGGTGGTTCGCATTCGGGAGCACCGATCAACCGACGATTGTCGTCGGCGGACAGCCAGGATGGTCAGTCCACCACGGAGATGTTCAAGGACATGCTGTCGCAGAAAAGAAGTGCCTTGAAGAACATGCTCACCTCCTTCGATTCAGATGTAAGTTGTGTTGCTCGATGTAGTTCCTTGAGATATGAATAGCCCACTCAGACATTTATAGCCGCCCATTCCATCAATGCCAATTGTACTCAGCTTGTCAAACCAATCCTGTATTTCGCTcagtgtgtatatatatatatatatatcgtatCGTAGACTCGCCTATCAGCATTTCAGTAAATAGCTAAATCAGTACCAATTAGCATATATCAGTATCCACCAGTATGTAacatatacatgtatgtatgtcaCATAGCGAGTGTCAATCGATGTAGTCTGCCGATCCTCCCACCGTAACCTCTCAACCGTATCTATATATTCGTAACCGCCACCCGTTCCGCCTACATCCCGTATCGTTACCGTCCAACCGATATACCCGATTGTAGAGTACTCTAACACTCATAGTGTGTAATCCGTAGGCTGCTGGCTCCACGGGTGCGCTTTCCGTTGTCAGCTTGGGCGTCCGCTTGCCCTCCAGCTGCCGATCCACGGTTTCTGACACCGAGTACGAAAATGTAAGTACACCAGAGGGTCAAAAATACGGCAAGTTATCCATTGAATTTTTTGGAGAAAAATGAATATTCTGAAGTTGgcacaaaaacagaaacctCTTTAAACCGAAAGAGAAATCTGAGTGCCATTAAAATCTTCATTCGGGAAATCATTCTAAAACCTCCGCAACAACCTTTCCAAATAAATTAGTTGTCTACCATTTCCTGTAACAAGCTTTGGGTAGACATTTTAAACTTAAGAGTCCTTATCCTCGTTTGTCCTAAATCTGGTCCGAAATCAAAATTTCCGACCAAATCTAAACCGAAATTCATTTTGCAGACAACCACGTCGAAGGATTCCAAAAAGAGCTCTGGAAATCTATGGTCGGGCAAGTCAACGCTAAGTGCCGGATTTCGTTATACTGGAGGACACCTGATCAACACGTCATCTTCTCCCTCGCCGGACAGTCCGCGGGTTTATCTCTTCGAAGGGTTGCTGGGCAAGGATCGCCTTAATCTTTGGAACCAAATGCAATTCTGGGAGGATGCCTTCCTCGACGCTGTTAGTCAAGAGCGTGATATGATCGGCATGGATCAGGTGAGTGTTTGTTTGGCAACGGTGGCCTTCATTCCATTAATACTTCGATTATTTCACAGGGTCCTATTGAAATGATGGAGCGCTACAAATCACTAAGTGAATCGGAGCGCAAGCGTCTTGAACACGACGAGGATCGTTTGCTATCCACAATGCTCTACAACCTGACGGCCATCCTGGTGATGCTGAATGTCGCCAAAGACGAGATCCGACGCAAGATTCGTCGCCTTCTTGGAAAGAGTCATATTGGCTTGGTGTATTCCCAAGAGGTACACAATGTCGTCGATCAGATAAACAATCTGGTAGGTTATAGAGTTAAGAAGGcctgatttatatgttttgTAAAATACACTTTCTTGTTGCAGAACGGAAATGACATTGATCTAAAGCCCCTGGGTTCACGATTGCTGCACCGCCAGAGCTTCACCGTCCACCAGGGCACGGATGTGAATGGACCACTACGATTCATGGAGGTGCGGGACGATGGTCTGGTACTGCGATCAGTGGATGGCACCATTGTGGAGCGCTGGTGGTACGAGCGGCTGGTCAACATGACCTATTCACCCAAGACCAAGCTGCTCTGCCTGTGGCGCCGCAATGGCGGTCAGACGCAATTGCACAAATACTACACACGAAAGGTGAGTGTTTTTAGTTGGTCAAGTAAAGATATAGCCCATCATAGCAACGAATACTCTTTTCCCGTACAGTGCAAGGAGCTGTATAATTGCATCAAGGAGGCAATGGAGCGGGGCGGCACGCCCACCAATGTGCCCGAGCTGGGCGGCGAGTTTCCCGTTCAGGACATGAACACAGGCGAGGGCGGCCTGCTGCAGGTGTGCCTCGAGGGTGTCGGTTTGTTGTTCTCCAACAGCAAGGTGAGTGCCAGAGATATATAGACTtgccaaaaatcaaattcCCCACCAACACTTGGCATACACAAAACATTGTAACACACCCAAAACTTATACACAACCAACCAGCTTCATCTCCGAATGCCTCAAACTACTAGTATTCGTTTTTTTTGTACACCACTCCTCATCAAGCAACGCATATATTTCCCAATACGAATCCCTCAAACCAGATCCATATATAATTGAGTACAGATACACTGTAAGCTTATGATAAACTTAATTAATCCGAAGCATAAATGAAAGACcttgatatttttatttcgctgTTTGGGTCACCAAATTGGGTGTTGATCTGGGTCAACCAATATCATACCAATGGAACACCAGACCCCAAAAATGACGGGATTTACATACAGATTGAAGAAAAAAGATATTTACGCCTCAATTGGATTACCCAATATAACGCCACAAATGGTGTTCACCTGGGTCACCTAAATAATCCAGAGTTAAACTAGGACTATACTCGTACAAATTCGCGTCTATCTGTCCAGATATCGATACATACTCCCACTGCCTTCGTTTccgtgttttgttttcagtcgttacgtttcatttcgtttcggttTGGTTCAGTTTTCATTTCCGTCTAGCTTTCTTTGGTTTCTTTTCCTTACGATGTATAAGTTCGATCAATTACCAATAATTTTCttcttgtgtgtgtgtgtatcgaCTGCATCAAGATCAAGGGCCCTCTCAATATACATCtctatgtataaatatatatatcaaatatGTTCGTTTTCAGTTCATGCCTTTCTGATATGTCTAACCTAATACTAATTTGAATGAACAACCGAAACAGATTATAGAAGACTTGTGTAGGTCCGCCCAGTCTgctttgaaaataataataaaaaatatgctataaCCGAAACTGAATGTGAGAATATATGTTAACCTCTATATTCCTGGCCAAGAAGGTCTGGATATCGGACTTTATCGACGACTGAGTCGATTCTTGTCGGGTCTTTTCATTTGTTAGCAATAACCGGAACCCCGTCTCCACCTATCCAACTACCCAAGCTAAACCCAACTACGTATTATATTTTACCgatctctctctgtctctctttATCTATCTATCTCGCTCTAACTCTTTCTCTTTTGTTCattggctttggttttggcattttattttgactcgCCTTCTTATATATCTACTTATATTATTCCTAAGTCATTATATAATccacaaaaaattgaaaaatcaatCGAATCTTTTATCTTATCCAATTTCTAATCGATCAAGTGAAAGTATATatgaacaaataaatatatatatatgcagaAAAATCCATCTATATCATACCCATATATTGTGCTAGTGAATGTACTGAATGCTGTATTCATTATACtctctattttatttattacctAACCGATTCAATGATAACGCCATCAAAACCAAtagcaaaagaaaaataaaaaatcccAATTCTCCTTTTCATTCTTTTCGATTACGATTGTCATTCTAACGATCCTTACGTTTGGTTACTTATACTCACCGTTTGATATGTTAATATTGTCATCTTTATCTCATTTTGATTGTCTTTATTATCGATTACTCAGATTACAAATTTACCGATTTACGATTACCGACTAGTATCGTTCCTAAGAGTACTGTACTTCatagaaaacaaaaacgatatttgtatgtatgtacccTCGAAGCACCCACGACTAAAGTGTTCCTCATATCCACATAAAAATCGATTTACCTTAAGAAAAACTTAAACTACAAGAAATTATTAAGTAACATTTAAACCTTTGCCTCGAATATTTCGAATAGGTCCCTCGAACGTTATTGGAGTCTATTCAATTTCGTATGTCCCTTGTTCATTACTTTGGCAAAGTGATTTGTTTTcctgtatatatatagaataccCTCAATTCTTTGATACGGGAAAAAACAATTGTAGCACAAGGGTCTAATTGATTCTGGGTTAAAACTAAGGtatattgttgtttatttattttatattttccttatttatttatgttaacCTTTTGGAGCTCGctattgaaaacaaaaataataaatctatatatattcatatatatgtatgacaTAGAAAAGCAATGCatcgaaaaaaaatatggcaaaTTGTTTagcaagaaacaaaaatattctaaGCTGGTAACTTTTGAGATGGTCCTTGTGCAAAATCCTCTAAAGTGCTTTGTTTTTTCGTTTTGAGTTCGATTTGGttggttttaatttgtttttttggtttccTGTCTCTAAGTTTGCTATTTCTATTGACATATGTgcgtatatacatatataaataacttcctttttatatataaatatatatatatatctgtctCTGTCTATCTTTCTTCTAAATCTAAATCTTTCTCTTTTCCGTGTTATATATGCGATATATAAGAAGTCTACGTGAGCTCAGAATTTTCTGTCTTACGCAATTTTCGGTTCCATTGTTCCATTTCAATTCGATTGCGTTCTTACATTCAGTTTTAATTTATGGTAGTGATTTCATGCCAAATTGTTTCTTAAGTATGATAACTAAAACCAACAAGTACAAACAGCAAAAGTAATATAAGCTATAGTAGACATTTCCTACCCCATGATATCTCCACATTTACCGTTGTAAAGCCGATAGACAATATCGATACCGATACCGATaccaaaaccgaaaccgaaaatcCTCAAAAAATAATGTCCCACCGTCTTTAAGCAAACGACTCTAacataacaacaacagcaacaacaaccacattTCATATCGTTTCTATTTAGTCTACctacaaaaaatcaaaatatatacaaaaataatacaaaattcgccagcaatttggaaatttgaacagaaaataaaatgaaacaaaaatatttgaatgaaCAGTTTAAAAAACAGTTTTCTCAACTTTcctttttataattttctttgttgtttgtttgatATTCTCTGTCGAACGCGGAACGCTGCACCGTTGCTCGCTCTCCCTCCTTTGTGGACCAACCAAAAATCACGTTCCGTATTCGGAACGtaccgatccgatccgaaaCCAAACTGAACCGAATTGAATTGTATTATTCCAATGATTGGTCTACTTTTCAAAcgataacaaaaacaaaacccaaaaaacaaatcaaaaatcgAAATATAATCAAAAATCTATGATAAAACGATCTGAAAATGTCTGAAAAAACGATAAAGGATTTCGAGGTATTGCAATGAACCAATTTCTTGTTATATTTGAACTTAAATTTATAAGCAACTATTGTTCTTTAAATGCCCTGCTGTCCACCACCCACCCAATCCCTGAACCCATCCTCTTTTTCCCACCTCAACCACCCACTGAATTAACCTGCCCTTTTATatgaaaacaaagaaaaatagtaaatatatattttagtttgCGTTGCCCTTTAGTTTTAACTTGGACTCTTTTGCGTTCATAACACTTTGTTTTATCCTTCACTTTCACTCACCCAATAAAggtaaaaaccaaaaaagtaTACAAAATAATCTGATATGGCATTAaacagttaaaaaaaaaacaaaaaccaaaaatttgtaGTTGATATTGAATTTAAACCTTAAGCcgcaaataatatatataccataatgtaaattatttacccatattttttgtgttttattctCTATATCTCTCGCTATCTCTCTAATCCAACTGAGATTTTCGTTTTTGAACTGTTGGTTGATTgattggttggttggttagttggtttgtttgttgaattgaacttgattgaattgaattgaaactGAGCCGTACACTTTGTATACCTTAATGCCGATTACCGATTGCCGATTATCAATTGTTGATTACTGTAATTGATTAACGTTAGATTTACCCAATTATCATTTGGGCCCCCAGTTGTCGACACATTATCGATTTTCATTTACCAAGCCACCTGCgatttatgatttttttaatgttagagagcacacacacaaaaaacgcAAGACTTCAAAATAATGAATGGTCACACTCTTCGCCCAACTCATAGATGGTCACACTGGGCTCAAAGTAAAATCTCCAGACTTTGAACCTAAGCATGCTTAGCACACTGCACAGTTTAAGTGCAATTACTTACAAGGACTGCACCCGAATTCACCACAGTCTAACACAATTCACCACACTTGCATATGTCCTAGTCTGTCCGATATCCTTTCTATAAGTAGATAACCATTTAACTAGACATGATCACGATTTTAGTTATataacacacacaaaaataacATATATACTTGAATATACACGTGGCTGTACTGATCCAttccatttcgtttcgttACTTTCCGTTCTATTCCGCTTAGTTCCGTACCATTAATTTTCGTTGGTTGCGGCCAAAGTTAGATGACCTTTCACTTGGAGGGAAAGCAGCCCCTAAGCACTTATAAAACCTTTTGAAAATGATGCAGGGTTTGTTTAGTGGTCACGAAGATACTATCACATCTTTTTAGTAAAGAcaagattaaaataatatagtaTTCAGATCACTACAAACTAATTACAAACCCTGTGTCTCACATAATTTTGCTATTACCTTTCCTTCTAGTTCCCTTATAGAGTGTGCCAGACAACCAAAACCGAGTTACCAACAATAGACCAATAAAGATTACTTAGTGTTGATTTTGAGTTTGCTTGTGTAGAGTTACTTGTTTAGCAAAGAATTAAACGCAAATTGTAGTTGTAGTTTATTAATTAAGAAACCAAAGGAaagtattaaataaaatgagacAAACAGATAATTATACCGTACACTTAGAGGTAAAATTCCCACTTAGAAACCCCATTAATATAGTCGTAAGCTAACTACCAAAACTGCtggaattttcatttcaatatcTATAAGCAATTGCTAAAAGTCTGGCTTTTCCGCCCATCTTTTCCCCATCTCTCGCTCTTTATCTATTTCTAATTTACTCATTTTCAGCCTGTCTCTATCTCTGTTTACCTTCTTTAAGCCTTTGATATcgagccaaaaaaaaaaaaaaaaaaaaaaaaaaaaatagtataGAGTATAGTAAACTGTTTGAGTAGGATGCTCAATATTGATCCTATTCCGATTATATTCACTGGTTCTTAGTGGTAGCGCCACATGCTGCATGCTGTTACATGTAATTATCCCTTACTCCTATATCTCCCATTTCCCAACTGACAAACATTCACCCTATAAAGCTACAAAATCTCTATAAACACATCGACCAACGTATTGTAAGAGCGACTGTACCAAAAATCTCTACTTAAATCTATTTATTACTTTTCACGGAATAATAAACGGGTTGCCCTCAGAGAATCCTCTGATATAACCCATTTAAAAacgtaataaatatttgttttaaatactttttttttatattcaaaCCACTTCTATAGAGAAGTACACACACTCGGACACCCAACACTGTACCTAACTTTATTCATTTAGCGTTTGTATTAGTGCAATTTGGGGTTGCTCAGGAGAACAACTCTCGTCAATATAAACCATAATTATGCATAGAACCAATGCGTCTCCGTATCCAAAATTCAAACAATCTAGTATACGACCATCTCACAAGTGCTAATTGGAAACGTCCTTtatcaaacaaaaaaacttaaaaataacatttaatatggaagaaaaattattttttacaataaaaaatagCAAGTAAAACAAACTAATTACCAAACtttcatttgattttgctGCATTCTCTTTCTGTCTCTAACTCAATCGGTCTGAGTCCCTCCGTtgaattcctttaagtttttAGTTCTGCCATTCCATTTGATTTAATATTGCGTTTGGTTTAATTTCGTTTTAAGTCCTGAGCACTGATTATCGCCAAAAGCACTTGATGCGTGCCGtgtacataaataaatgtcGTTAACTGTACTTGGTGTCCTTGTCTTGCTGCCTGCATCGATTAGATTGGCCCATGCGCTTGCGTAGcatttagcttttgtttgcctgcctgcctgcttGCTTGTGTTCCAATACCGTACCGTACCGTTTCGTTTGGTTGGGTTGGTAACTGTACTATTGACGatacaataaaaaaacaaaatatgaaaacttttCAAGGAATCCGCCAAAAACCTCCCAGTTGCTataatttattacattttactGCCCACGCGTAAATGCTATCTCTGTTCCAACGCTCTCCAACTATCTCTCTCTAACTCCCACTCTGCCTATCAACCAGTCTCTTCCTCTGCTGAACAGCGTTTGTGTGAAAGCTTTTTGGTTTGAACCGCCTTATAATTTGCATTCCGTTACCGTTATTTTAAGTTGCGTTCCGTTTTGCTtgatttcgtttcgtttcgtttccccctttacgTTATGTTCCATTCTTGCGTTCCGTTTTGCAACGGAGCCTTGAAGCCGAAGAAAGAATGAAAGTTGTTTGGCATTGAAGCTTAACTGATTCCATTCTCCGCCCGTATTTCAGTTCTTCGTCCGATTGGACCACATCCGCAAGTGCTTCACCCAGAAGGGTGGCATTTTTGTACTGGAGGAGTACAGTAAGTACTGTATAAGTTGTACTCTTGCGATTGTTTCCAAACCAAAGTCATACCCTTGTATTATCTGCTTTTTCAGATCCCAAGACGCGCAATCTCATTCAACGAAAGTACCAGTCGAGCATGGTAAGTGACTTAACTAAACTACAAATCAACCACTATTCGCCAACACAGCCATCATGCACTTCGCACCACTTGTTCCGAGTTGCATCCCGTTCCGTTCCGGAACTATCGTTAATCGATTAAATGTACATAAACTTGCTTAAGCCTGCCGAGTTATGCAATTTTCTGTACAAATCAAATGTGAGCCCCAAGCCCATctcaatatacatatgtatatcaatATATCTGCATATATGGAGATTTCAGAATTTGTTTACCACTGTATGATATGGCACATTCAATTGCACCGACAGTTTGTATATACGATATTGAGATAATCtctttgattttcgatttttcttttctttccgTTTTCGTTTACCCTTTGGTTATTTGCATTCGTTTTCTGTGAATATATTTCTATGTCAACGACAACTCAACTACTCAACAACAAACAATgcctgcaacaacaacacacaaaACACCAATAACACCACTCATATGTCATCAAACCAAAATATAATACGACCACACACCGCAAAATAACCTTCaccaattaaatttgaaactGAAATCGAAACACCCGAATGTGTAATTGAAACCAAAGGCGTCGGAAATTGTCTTGAGCTTCCATCGCGTTACCTCCGTGCAGTTTGCCTACATCTGTCATCTCAATGGCGAGCGAGGTACAGTCACCA encodes:
- the LOC6619593 gene encoding MAP kinase-activating death domain protein isoform X12: MSDQQKASLCPRLVDYMAIVGAHTTPPMPKGLQGLKAPPVQVPDLLRRYPPSDHADFPLPLDMVYFCQPEGCTSVGPRRTGSAIRDMTSFVFALTDKDSGKTRYGICVNFYRPIERPSSAAGSAGAGNDRPGNGGPGGHGGGAGGGAGGGGRGGRRSSAFRRESWRKSMERSSDSAFSSDYRSNVAPSDSDRELTSRRDSDQQRLHSHHSHHQPHHPSASPAVPKLGLMAPSADSESGGSHSPSPRASRKRTKLRNQSLTSLCIISHHPFFTTFRECLFILKKLIDACNESSSPKRVGASQKINRDNVWTVLTGHVSDATPSIVLHDVREIETWILRLLSTPVPVPGSTRVEVEVLSPTVHEPLLFALPDHTRFSLVDFPLHLPLELLGVETCLKVWTLIMQENKVLFQSRDYNALSMSVMAFVTMLYPLEYMFPVIPLLPTCLSCAEQLLLAPTPFVIGVPASFLVYKKNFRLPDDIWVVDLDSTKLTPPTGGYEEIPPLPEPEGTILKNHLKQALTSMTATNTAVSSQQLLPSVRDSLQEPPLLGVSQVRLPLQTPPHSAQASQRNSMSAQGTISSRQPSPMNSPALNPFVYGTDVDSVDVATRVAMVRFFNAQNTLANFAEHTRTLRLYPRPVVAFQINSFLRSRPRASQFLNQFARTQAVEFLAEWSLTPTNVAFLRVQTGVMDPMQVGDKPKWFAHALTPIRFSVWDDGSSLNGALRSLKQLECQPTDESGSDSEGADSSSSSYSSLSDFVSEMASSDLSPSLHDVFGSYNRPHVVPQTLSSNLDPALVYHPPSKLQYPEGIADAVASKEEEDEERADSPVSSSSSRSDLSSPSFNRDSEFDFQPKGGQTLGSTTVGSGAAAPSFELATPLAMRLEATIKMASIEQESDTVSTATAKTIAAGSKLQRHPSDSESRPEKKIPPPLTPPVKQPGVSNILARTGSSGSSSSSPGRQSSQSSLFENFASHAKELVRETTRQSSQEGLLAHVDKFTLHAKKAAGEASKQALEVSKQAAGVSKNTLEDLTYVGKSTLGDLTKTAKEAATKKGIIKIEEHTAGGAGPPPKSPGSQLATHKQVQQSGGQGGNNFFSAIGTDFNGLASSTSTMFSGMFGKKSQQKQVPVQQKQPNVSAGKAKSGINFDPFPGRKGLVERTPLIKHSGPRQTQEELTRQQNQERSHSNAENQTFLKDVTNQVLAGEGVGWLKLNRFKKLMEDESYRTLVLSKLNKTLDKKIAPDDHIDDVCVTKPVWKGMLKCIQAIAGGLDVTFANFGLGGMASVFQLMEVAHTHYWSKEINEGSDMSSSLLSSHAASPMGSRENLRSPSSPNGSHSALGSEWASPQESRKSSTQLAHGGPGGSHSGAPINRRLSSADSQDGQSTTEMFKDMLSQKRSALKNMLTSFDSDTTTSKDSKKSSGNLWSGKSTLSAGFRYTGGHLINTSSSPSPDSPRVYLFEGLLGKDRLNLWNQMQFWEDAFLDAVSQERDMIGMDQGPIEMMERYKSLSESERKRLEHDEDRLLSTMLYNLTAILVMLNVAKDEIRRKIRRLLGKSHIGLVYSQEVHNVVDQINNLNGNDIDLKPLGSRLLHRQSFTVHQGTDVNGPLRFMEVRDDGLVLRSVDGTIVERWWYERLVNMTYSPKTKLLCLWRRNGGQTQLHKYYTRKCKELYNCIKEAMERGGTPTNVPELGGEFPVQDMNTGEGGLLQVCLEGVGLLFSNSKDFEFFVRLDHIRKCFTQKGGIFVLEEYNPKTRNLIQRKYQSSMASEIVLSFHRVTSVQFAYICHLNGERGTVTNKSTTGTMESDTAKPVDPLETKEPPLASV